AATCATTCATCGACGCATCAATCTTAAATCGACTTCGACTTGATTAATCATTTCTGACTAggtaaagtattattttttatcatccaaaatttgagattaaaattttaataaagaggAAAAGTCGAGTTTCTTATTTAGTAAAGTTATTATTGCCATCTATTACGAACGGTGCTGTTtatgaataatgtattgtaGTTCACAGATGTGTTCTTCGGGAAGttttacaacttttatatgtttagatttttttcttaagttagcatttttcgagatattattttatcacgcTTTAAATACTTACGTCCTGGTATATTTCGACAGTATCCCATCTACGAAGAGAGATTTTCTTTTCGACAGGGCGAAAGTAGACGGCAATCGACGAGGCCCTACTGACGCAAGCTGGAGAATCGAGCGATCTTGGTGACCTGGGCATGGTTTTAGTTGTGACGGCGGGGCGATGACGCTTAATCACCGTCCGCCGTCATCAGCAGGAGTCCCTCAGGACTCAGCCAGCTTCCTGCTTCCGGTCCCGGTCCCGGTCCCCGACGATTGCCATTATCCGGCGAGGCACATCGTGAAAAGCCGCGCGATTGTTGCAGCCGGGAAGAGATATGAGACACGGACACGCTATGCCACTCGAGGAGGCTCAAGGACTGTTACTTCCACCCTCCAGAATAGGTGAGTCGGCTCTATGGCGCGATGcctttctttaaaatttatcctTAATGTGGAGGGGTACAAAATAAGTAGAAGGACTATCTATGCGGgatattttaaacaatccTTAAGAGTGGgagaatattcaaatatatcatattatatattatatatatatatatatatatatacatatatatatacactataaTACAgtataaactattttaattatcctaaagaatttatttgtttttattttagaaaaaaacgtttttaagtaaaactttCATAAgtttaagagaaaatattatgtataaaaaaataaataaatctatagccttttataatcttttttacgaGGTatcaatgttattaatatttctttaaatacaaCTGTATggtttttttacataattcgaTTTTTCTAGtcattttgcataaaaaaggTATGAAAAGTCGATATagtttacgaaatatttcatattttattttcacatttttgaTAACCTTTTTCTAATATACCTTTATGGGTAGAATAatgagataaatttattacatagaaaatacataattacatttaatgaaaaatatgtattcttAATCAACGTAATGTAGTAATATAACCCAACAAGTTTGTTActttgtcttctttttttacgtatataaattcttttatctaaaatttttatattctctttacgttttttaatctgtatacgtattaaaattgaaataacaattaagttttgcgatatattcaataataacaTCTTGCACCCTGTTTGTTGTGAATTTCGCTAATGGAAACATTTACCGGTTTATATAATACcggtatatataatatggttAATGGTTTTTTCCGTTTTAATGGATTATTCCGGACCGTAAGTGCGCATTAATTCTATAGAAAGTATTGCCTCTATAGGAAGTAATTTTCTCGTTTAAGGATACTTTCCTACAACATAAACGCATGATGGTGgagcttaatttttaattgcgctTGTACGCGATGGGTATATTGTGTTATTATATGCCCatcgttaaaataatgttgtaGGCTTAATGAAAAGTGAGGGAAGAGCTACAACAAAGGTTTAGTCTTGCTGCGCTCGACAGAAGATTATGGGCAGATTATATAGAATGCGTATGCGCACGAGttcctgtgtgtgtgtgtgtgtgtgtatagacGTGTTGCATATGTATAGACATATTAAAATGCCTCGGGATGACTCAACTCGCCTGTTATTGAACTTCCATGAAAATCCGACCCGGATTCCGCCAATGGCGGAAACTTCACGTACCTACATATAATTCACGGAAATTCATGGAAATCCCAACTTTACGAGTGCCAGTctgaaatcataaaatttcaaCGTTTCTCTTTATTGGCCACACATGTGTAAAGGTCGCAACGGTTTACAACACCCCAGTCAGTACGTTCGCCTAAAAAGATTCAAATctcaaattcaatttttatcaaggcCGCCTAAAGGGCAAAGTAAAATGTATTGTTTtcctaaatatttattatacatatatttcctGCTTTcccaatttatttatttattttatagctcTGTTTTATAGTaaagaatatttgaaatatatgttaaaatggATTTAATGAGAGGATATCTTCGGATCCTGTAGCGATTTCtgttaattttgtttcaaatagcTCTATtgacgtataaataaaaaaatatggcattacatttaaaaaagcaatttagtaatatgtatattaagttTCGAGATGCTCTTTCGAGatgttgtaaaaataaactaaagaaaataaataattttaaatttatttcagcgTATATCAAACATCTATAAACATGAATTAAATGTCaacgattataaaaataaaaatgcttgtCAAACATATTATACGAAATTCGGTGTTAtttgacatctttttttgTGAAACTGGTTTGTCTCGAGTGTATACAATTATGCATATATGCATAATTGTGATAGAAAAGACCAATGTAATCCCTGTTCTAGAATGCACGTTtggttaaagaaaaaaatatactgtaCTATATAACGCCACGTTTGAATATAATGTATGATTGCttaataacatatacattgattaattaattattaattctaattgATACACTGGTTACGAGCAGTAATTGCACGTCGCAGTTTTCGTTCAGCTCAACGCTGATATCTCTCTATATCTGCAACGAGATATGACGTCCGCAAATTGTATCGAATAACGTTCTTTCCGGATTAAAGCACGATACACccttttacacacacacacacacatgtatatatatatactataggACAAACCGCTGAATCAATAAATGTCATACCATTGATTGTGCATCGAATTATCATACAAACGAATTGCGGCCGGTTAAGAGAGAGAATATCTTGTCCGGTTAAACGGATTCAATTTTAGCTCGGCTTATTCGAGGGTGAGGAACATGATACGAGGGTTAATTACCACTTAATGACACTCTTGCGAAGTGCTGATCTTTACCCCGCCTTTGCGTTTCAGCTGCTTTCGTCGCTgctttctaataataattttgcgcaGCAAGATGGGCGGATTCGTAAcgcgtataattaataaaataattaacgtaattaatataaagaaaatccCTTTTCCCGCATTCGATCATTTACTCTTAACGAGCTGGTTCATCATGGTatcctctcgttctctctctctctgttttaCGGTAGGTAACCGGGGACCTCTGAATGTGACGATTGTACAGGTTGGCAGAGGAAATGGAGGAGGTGGAGATGGCGGAAGTGATTTACTGGGATTGGAACCGCTATCGGATTTAAGACCGGCCCCGTCACCCCTATCTGACACCAGTGCTACCTTGCAGTCTGACAACAATGACACTTTGGTTGGcggtgaga
The window above is part of the Temnothorax longispinosus isolate EJ_2023e chromosome 8, Tlon_JGU_v1, whole genome shotgun sequence genome. Proteins encoded here:
- the LOC139817638 gene encoding uncharacterized protein isoform X2, whose protein sequence is MRHGHAMPLEEAQGLLLPPSRIGNRGPLNVTIVQVGRGNGGGGDGGSDLLGLEPLSDLRPAPSPLSDTSATLQSDNNDTLVGGVDPRLLLGTGGDRNTWEGRYHVKEHRRAGKATFQGQVYNFLERPTGWKCFLYHFSVSSSPS
- the LOC139817638 gene encoding uncharacterized protein isoform X3; amino-acid sequence: MRHGHAMPLEEAQGLLLPPSRIGNRGPLNVTIVQVGRGNGGGGDGGSDLLGLEPLSDLRPAPSPLSDTSATLQSDNNDTLVGGVDPRLLLGTGGDRNTWEGRYHVKEHRRAGKATFQGQVYNFLERPTGWKCFLYHFSV